The proteins below come from a single Asanoa ferruginea genomic window:
- a CDS encoding ABC transporter substrate-binding protein, with protein sequence MRISISRRTALVAVSAVLVALSACSPPSSNNEAAASDAAKAKTAADMGGLDKLVEAAKKEGTLNVIALPPDWANYGEIIKAFTAKYGIKVNSAQPDASSQDEINAAKQLKGQGGAPDVFDLGTAVALANTSMFAPYQVATWNDIPAALKEASGTWVNDYGGYMSIGYDSSKVPAPASVTDLLGPAFKGKVALNGDPTQAGAAFNGVVAAALGNGGSADDISKGVEFFGALKKAGNFLPVDPTSATVESGQTPVVFDWDYLNVAQGAKLKGKVDWKTVVPANAVVGSYYVQAISADAPHPAAARLWQEFLYSDEGQNLWLKGGARPVRADAMKTAGTLDTAAFGALPQVTGTPVFLTEAQTKAANDYLAANWAKVVG encoded by the coding sequence GTGCGAATCTCGATTAGCCGACGGACCGCCCTGGTGGCGGTTTCCGCCGTCCTGGTGGCCCTTTCCGCCTGTTCCCCACCATCGAGCAACAACGAGGCCGCCGCCAGCGACGCCGCCAAGGCCAAGACCGCCGCCGACATGGGCGGGCTGGACAAGCTCGTCGAGGCGGCCAAGAAAGAAGGAACGCTCAACGTCATCGCGTTGCCCCCGGACTGGGCCAACTACGGCGAGATCATCAAGGCCTTCACCGCGAAGTACGGCATCAAGGTGAACTCGGCCCAGCCCGACGCGTCCAGCCAGGACGAGATCAACGCCGCCAAGCAGCTCAAGGGCCAGGGTGGCGCGCCGGACGTGTTCGACCTCGGCACGGCGGTCGCGCTGGCCAACACGTCGATGTTCGCGCCCTACCAGGTCGCGACGTGGAACGACATCCCGGCGGCGCTCAAGGAAGCGAGCGGCACGTGGGTCAACGACTACGGCGGCTACATGTCGATCGGCTACGACTCGTCGAAGGTCCCGGCGCCCGCCAGCGTCACGGATCTGCTCGGGCCGGCGTTCAAGGGAAAGGTGGCCCTCAACGGTGACCCGACCCAGGCCGGCGCGGCGTTCAACGGCGTTGTCGCGGCCGCCCTGGGCAACGGCGGTTCCGCCGACGACATCTCCAAGGGCGTCGAGTTCTTCGGCGCGCTGAAGAAGGCCGGCAATTTCCTGCCCGTCGACCCGACGTCGGCGACGGTCGAGTCGGGCCAGACCCCGGTCGTGTTCGACTGGGACTACCTCAACGTGGCGCAGGGCGCGAAGCTGAAGGGCAAGGTCGACTGGAAGACGGTCGTACCCGCTAACGCTGTTGTCGGTTCCTATTACGTGCAGGCGATCAGCGCCGACGCGCCGCATCCCGCCGCGGCCCGGTTGTGGCAGGAGTTCCTCTACAGCGACGAGGGCCAGAACCTGTGGCTCAAGGGCGGTGCCCGCCCGGTCCGCGCCGACGCCATGAAGACGGCCGGCACCCTCGACACCGCCGCCTTCGGCGCACTGCCGCAGGTCACCGGCACCCCCGTCTTCCTCACCGAGGCACAGACCAAGGCGGCCAACGACTACCTCGCCGCCAACTGGGCCAAAGTAGTCGGCTGA
- a CDS encoding GYD domain-containing protein, whose translation MAKYLFTATYTAEGLRGLLTDGGSGRVAAARHAAESVGGRVDAMYYSFGDYDVYIICDLPDHRAAAALSLVVGASGGLDTKTVVLLTPEEVDQAARQAVDFRAPGG comes from the coding sequence ATGGCGAAATACCTGTTTACCGCGACGTACACCGCGGAGGGTTTGCGAGGGTTGCTCACCGACGGCGGGAGCGGGCGGGTCGCGGCCGCGCGGCATGCTGCCGAAAGCGTCGGTGGGCGCGTCGACGCGATGTATTACAGCTTCGGTGACTACGACGTCTACATCATCTGCGACCTGCCTGACCACCGGGCAGCCGCCGCCCTGTCGCTCGTCGTCGGCGCGAGCGGCGGCCTCGACACCAAGACCGTGGTCCTGCTGACGCCCGAAGAGGTCGACCAGGCGGCGCGGCAGGCGGTCGACTTCCGCGCCCCGGGCGGGTGA
- a CDS encoding ABC transporter permease: MVGLVRRRARRQRIMRWVVVGVLGIVFLLPLFALLEFTTRGAGGKLSWDTWRVLFDWQQLSETYPVLWTGMKASFWLMLLSVTLTLALLVPTVVWVRLRLPRLRRLVEFVCLLPLTIPAIVLVVGLAPVYAWVVYFIGGSSLTLTFAYTILALPFAYRAIDTGLSAIDVRTLAEAARSLGAGWATVMWRVVLPNIRSAVLSAAFLTVALVLGEFTIASLLNRDNLQVAINQLGKSSATISFAVSLAALVLAFVLLFLLSFAGRGRRRHRRERTTS; the protein is encoded by the coding sequence ATGGTTGGACTAGTGCGTCGCCGGGCCCGCCGCCAGCGGATCATGCGGTGGGTCGTCGTCGGCGTCCTCGGAATCGTGTTCCTGCTCCCGCTCTTCGCGCTGCTGGAGTTCACGACCCGCGGCGCCGGCGGCAAGCTGTCGTGGGACACCTGGCGGGTGCTCTTCGACTGGCAGCAACTCAGCGAGACCTACCCGGTGCTGTGGACGGGCATGAAGGCGTCCTTCTGGCTCATGCTGCTCTCGGTGACGCTCACCCTGGCGCTGCTGGTGCCCACCGTCGTGTGGGTGCGCCTGCGGCTGCCGCGGCTGCGCCGGCTGGTGGAGTTCGTCTGCCTCCTGCCGCTGACGATCCCGGCCATCGTGCTGGTCGTCGGCCTGGCACCGGTATACGCGTGGGTCGTCTACTTCATCGGCGGCTCGTCGCTGACGCTCACGTTCGCGTACACCATCCTGGCCCTGCCCTTCGCCTATCGGGCCATCGACACCGGCCTGTCGGCGATCGACGTGCGCACCCTCGCCGAGGCCGCGCGCAGCCTCGGAGCCGGCTGGGCCACGGTGATGTGGCGGGTCGTGCTGCCCAACATCCGCTCCGCCGTGCTCTCCGCCGCCTTCCTCACGGTGGCCCTGGTGCTCGGCGAGTTCACCATCGCGTCGCTGCTCAACCGCGACAACCTCCAGGTCGCCATCAACCAGTTGGGCAAGAGCAGCGCCACGATCTCGTTCGCGGTGTCACTGGCCGCGCTGGTGCTCGCCTTCGTCCTGCTGTTCCTGCTCTCCTTCGCCGGCCGCGGGCGCCGTCGACACCGTCGGGAAAGGACCACCTCGTGA
- a CDS encoding dihydropteroate synthase, whose protein sequence is MHTVVRSAGRTVVIGPDQPFCVIGERLNPTGRRIFQDQLRAGDLSRIEVDVAEQVAGGAMVLDVNMGVPLLDEAELLAKVVRMVQGLTDLPLCIDSSVVEALDAGLAAYEGKALVNSVTAEDDRLAAILPLVKRYGAAVIALPNDEEEIPEDPARRLELARKVVDVATGRYGIPIEDIVIDPLAMPVGADTSLVAKTLDTIAMIKDELGVNMTLGASNVSFGMPRRHALGAAFLPMAMRAGLTSAIMDARTPEVVDAVKAADLLLGNDAWGATWISLFRARQGA, encoded by the coding sequence GTGCACACCGTTGTCCGGTCCGCGGGAAGGACCGTTGTCATCGGCCCGGACCAGCCGTTCTGCGTCATCGGCGAACGGCTCAACCCCACGGGCCGCCGCATCTTCCAGGACCAGCTCCGCGCCGGCGACCTGTCCCGCATCGAGGTCGACGTCGCCGAGCAGGTGGCCGGCGGCGCGATGGTGCTCGACGTCAACATGGGCGTTCCGCTCCTCGACGAGGCCGAACTGCTCGCCAAGGTCGTCCGGATGGTGCAGGGCCTGACCGATCTGCCGCTGTGCATCGACTCCTCGGTCGTCGAGGCGCTCGACGCCGGCCTGGCCGCCTATGAGGGCAAGGCCCTGGTCAACTCGGTGACCGCGGAAGACGACCGGCTCGCGGCGATCCTGCCGCTGGTCAAGCGCTACGGCGCCGCGGTGATCGCGCTGCCCAACGACGAGGAGGAGATCCCGGAAGACCCGGCCCGCCGGCTGGAACTGGCCCGCAAGGTCGTCGACGTGGCGACCGGCCGCTACGGCATCCCGATCGAGGACATCGTGATCGACCCGCTGGCCATGCCGGTGGGCGCCGACACGTCGCTCGTGGCGAAGACGCTCGACACCATCGCGATGATCAAAGACGAGCTCGGGGTGAACATGACGCTGGGCGCGTCCAACGTCTCCTTCGGCATGCCGCGCCGGCACGCGCTGGGTGCGGCCTTCCTGCCGATGGCGATGCGCGCCGGGCTGACCAGCGCCATCATGGACGCGCGTACCCCCGAGGTCGTCGACGCCGTCAAGGCCGCCGACCTGCTGCTCGGCAACGACGCCTGGGGCGCCACCTGGATCTCCCTGTTCCGGGCCCGGCAGGGCGCATGA
- a CDS encoding ASKHA domain-containing protein, with translation MTDLVSHDGHGRVRVHFSPAARDIRVPPGVTVFDAASWNGIAIDSTCGGHGTCRKCLVRIDDGTIPVSSLDVRAFGADQLREGWRLACRAHVTENLRVEVPPLVTRPKAATVGVGRQVILRPAIQKRYLELTEPTLSDQTPDLQRVLGAIDDLEPRVDLAVLRDLGRTLRVSDYRVTAVIVDEVLVAVEAGDTTGRCFGIAFDLGTTTVVANLLDVSTGTPVAVRSALNRQQPFGGDVITRISATMLDPAALDRLRALAHETLDELTREVCAAGEVAPDEIYEVALAGNATMVHIALGIDPEPLGVAPFIMSTRAFPELMAADLGVQVHPRARAVVFPSLGAYVGGDIVAGLLASGMDRDRRMRLFIDIGTNCEIVLGNADRLVATAAPAGPAFEGASIRCGMRAADGAIEVVRIRDGELELGVIGDAKPAGLCGSGLVDAVAALVGAGLIDATGRFVPVDDAARIAPTLAARFATWDGERVFVLHDDIVLSQRDVRALQFAKAAIATGWQLLLAELGVDVGDVQQVLLAGSFGSYLSPASAIRIGLVPKLPVLRVVSAGNVAGEGAKMALLSVRERAGATTLLEEVEYVELSDRSDFNDRFVDLLAFPP, from the coding sequence ATGACGGACCTGGTCAGCCACGACGGCCACGGGCGGGTGCGGGTGCATTTCAGCCCCGCGGCCCGGGACATCCGCGTGCCGCCCGGCGTGACCGTCTTCGACGCCGCGAGCTGGAACGGCATCGCCATCGACTCGACCTGTGGCGGCCACGGCACGTGCCGCAAATGCCTGGTCCGCATCGACGACGGCACCATTCCGGTGTCCTCACTGGACGTCCGGGCGTTCGGCGCCGACCAGCTCCGCGAGGGCTGGCGGCTCGCCTGCCGCGCGCACGTCACCGAGAACCTGCGGGTCGAGGTGCCGCCACTGGTCACCCGGCCGAAGGCGGCGACGGTCGGGGTGGGCCGGCAGGTCATCCTCCGGCCGGCCATCCAGAAGCGCTACCTGGAGCTGACCGAGCCGACTCTGAGCGACCAGACCCCCGACCTCCAGCGGGTGCTCGGCGCGATCGACGATCTCGAGCCGCGGGTCGACCTCGCGGTGCTCCGCGACCTGGGCCGGACCCTGCGGGTCAGCGACTACCGGGTGACGGCGGTGATCGTCGACGAGGTCCTGGTCGCGGTCGAAGCCGGCGACACCACCGGCCGCTGCTTCGGCATCGCCTTCGACCTGGGCACCACGACCGTCGTCGCCAACCTGCTCGACGTCAGCACCGGCACCCCCGTGGCCGTGCGCTCGGCGCTCAACCGGCAGCAGCCGTTCGGCGGCGATGTGATCACCCGGATCAGCGCCACGATGCTCGACCCGGCGGCCCTCGACCGGCTGCGCGCGCTGGCCCACGAGACGCTCGACGAGCTGACCCGCGAGGTGTGCGCCGCCGGCGAGGTCGCGCCGGACGAGATCTACGAGGTGGCGCTGGCCGGCAACGCCACCATGGTGCACATCGCGCTGGGCATCGACCCGGAGCCGCTGGGCGTGGCGCCGTTCATCATGTCGACCCGGGCGTTCCCCGAGCTGATGGCCGCCGATCTCGGCGTTCAGGTGCACCCGCGGGCCCGGGCGGTGGTGTTCCCGTCGCTCGGCGCCTACGTCGGTGGCGACATCGTCGCCGGCCTGCTTGCCTCCGGGATGGACCGCGACCGGCGGATGCGGTTGTTCATCGACATCGGCACCAACTGCGAGATCGTGCTGGGCAACGCCGACCGGCTGGTGGCGACCGCCGCGCCGGCCGGACCCGCGTTCGAGGGCGCGTCGATCCGGTGCGGCATGCGCGCCGCCGACGGCGCGATCGAGGTGGTCCGGATCCGCGACGGCGAGCTGGAACTCGGCGTGATCGGCGACGCGAAGCCGGCCGGGCTGTGCGGTTCCGGCCTCGTCGACGCCGTCGCGGCGCTCGTCGGCGCCGGGCTCATCGACGCGACCGGCCGGTTCGTGCCCGTCGATGACGCCGCCCGGATCGCACCGACGCTCGCGGCACGGTTCGCCACCTGGGACGGCGAGCGGGTCTTCGTCCTGCACGACGACATCGTGCTGTCCCAGCGCGACGTCCGCGCGCTCCAGTTCGCGAAGGCCGCGATCGCCACCGGATGGCAGCTGCTGCTGGCCGAGTTGGGGGTCGACGTCGGCGATGTCCAGCAGGTGCTGCTGGCCGGCTCGTTCGGCAGCTACCTGTCACCGGCGAGCGCGATCCGGATCGGGCTGGTGCCCAAGCTGCCCGTGCTGCGCGTCGTCAGCGCCGGGAACGTGGCCGGCGAGGGAGCCAAGATGGCGCTGCTCAGCGTGCGCGAGCGGGCCGGCGCCACGACGTTGCTGGAGGAGGTCGAATATGTGGAGCTCTCCGACCGGTCTGACTTCAACGACCGCTTCGTCGATCTGCTCGCCTTCCCGCCCTGA
- a CDS encoding DUF1638 domain-containing protein yields MWSSPTGLTSTTASSICSPSRPEPRTAVIACGALAADVDRVATSRRWPVDVHPLPPLLHNRPERIAPAVADLATTVRGRYPTVAVAYADCGTYGALDEVCGRLGLRRLGGAHCYDVLAGADRLRAMLRDEPGTYVLTDFLVRSFERTVVAELGLDRWPELRDDYFKHYRRAVWLAQRPTARLSALAQAAADTLGLPLTVHHVGDAGLERELAALICTRSE; encoded by the coding sequence ATGTGGAGCTCTCCGACCGGTCTGACTTCAACGACCGCTTCGTCGATCTGCTCGCCTTCCCGCCCTGAGCCCCGCACGGCGGTCATCGCCTGCGGTGCCCTCGCCGCCGACGTCGACCGGGTCGCCACCTCGCGCCGCTGGCCGGTGGACGTGCATCCGCTGCCGCCCCTGTTGCACAACCGGCCGGAGCGGATCGCCCCGGCCGTGGCCGACCTCGCCACCACGGTGCGCGGCCGCTACCCCACCGTGGCCGTCGCCTACGCCGACTGCGGCACCTACGGCGCCCTCGACGAGGTCTGCGGCCGGCTCGGGCTGCGCCGGCTCGGCGGCGCGCACTGCTACGACGTGCTGGCCGGCGCGGACCGCCTGCGGGCGATGCTGCGTGACGAGCCCGGCACCTATGTGCTGACCGACTTTCTGGTCCGTTCGTTCGAGCGGACGGTCGTCGCGGAGCTGGGCCTCGATCGCTGGCCCGAGCTGCGCGACGACTATTTCAAGCACTACCGGCGCGCGGTCTGGCTGGCCCAACGGCCGACCGCGCGGCTGTCGGCGCTGGCGCAGGCCGCCGCCGACACGCTCGGCCTGCCACTCACGGTCCACCACGTCGGCGACGCCGGCCTGGAGCGCGAACTGGCAGCGCTGATCTGCACGCGCAGCGAATGA
- a CDS encoding ABC transporter permease: MSRRRDLLGVVPFFVFVGIFLIIPTLVVAIGSFLGTDNRVTFDNVTALADGYIVQAFIRSILLSAVTAILGAVIGALLGYAVVTAGPDSTVRRVVTSACGVLAQFGGVTLAFAFMATIGLSGFVTLFLRDSLGVDIFAGGVWLFDLPGLVLVYTYFQIPLMVIVFLPALDGIRPQWREATESLGGSTWYYWRHVAGPLLAPAFLGSTLLLFANAFSAYATAAALVSQGSPIVPLQIRSALTSEVLLGRENIGKAMALGMVVVVAVVMSLYAALQRRTSRWLD; the protein is encoded by the coding sequence ATGAGCAGGCGTCGTGACCTCCTCGGTGTGGTCCCGTTCTTCGTCTTCGTGGGTATCTTCCTGATCATCCCGACCCTGGTGGTCGCGATCGGTTCCTTCCTCGGCACCGACAATCGGGTGACCTTCGACAACGTGACGGCGCTGGCCGACGGCTACATCGTCCAGGCGTTCATCCGCAGCATCCTGCTGTCCGCGGTGACCGCGATCCTGGGGGCAGTGATCGGCGCCCTGCTCGGCTACGCCGTGGTGACCGCCGGCCCGGACAGCACGGTCCGGCGGGTGGTCACCTCGGCGTGCGGCGTGCTGGCCCAGTTCGGCGGCGTCACGCTGGCGTTCGCGTTCATGGCCACGATCGGCCTGAGCGGCTTCGTCACGCTGTTCCTGCGCGACTCGCTCGGCGTCGACATCTTCGCTGGCGGCGTCTGGCTCTTCGACCTGCCGGGGCTGGTGCTCGTCTACACCTACTTCCAGATCCCGCTGATGGTCATCGTGTTCCTGCCCGCCCTCGACGGCATCCGTCCACAGTGGCGCGAAGCGACGGAGAGCCTCGGCGGGTCGACCTGGTACTACTGGCGACACGTCGCCGGCCCGCTGTTGGCACCGGCATTCCTCGGCTCCACCCTGTTGCTGTTCGCCAATGCTTTCTCGGCGTACGCCACCGCGGCCGCACTGGTCAGCCAGGGCAGCCCGATCGTGCCGCTGCAGATCCGCTCCGCACTGACCAGCGAGGTGCTCCTCGGCCGCGAGAACATCGGCAAGGCGATGGCGCTAGGCATGGTCGTGGTCGTCGCGGTCGTCATGTCGCTCTACGCCGCCCTCCAGCGAAGGACGTCGCGATGGTTGGACTAG
- a CDS encoding ABC transporter ATP-binding protein: protein MTTTAVSTGVAVRLEKVSRRFGTIQALDNLDLDLAPGELVALLGPSGCGKTTALRILAGLEDADSGRILVGGKDIANVPVNRRDMGMVFQAYSLFPHLTAAENVEFGLRLRRQSASARRRRSQEMLSLVGIGTHADRYPQQLSGGQQQRVALARALAIQPQVLLLDEPLSALDAKVRLQLRDEIRRIQLEVGTTTLFVTHDQEEALALADRVGVMSAGKLEQIGSPEDIYRSPATPFVAEFVGLSNRFPGHVRDGVVDVLDARLPLMNAGPVGPVTALVRPESVDVTADPAGTGRVVAVSFLGPLSRVTVALPDDTLVVAQVSSARLADLAVGTAVRVTLLPVPVVVR from the coding sequence GTGACCACAACGGCCGTGTCCACCGGTGTGGCGGTGCGCCTGGAAAAGGTCAGCCGCCGCTTCGGCACCATCCAGGCCCTCGACAACCTCGACCTCGACCTGGCTCCGGGCGAGTTGGTCGCGCTGCTCGGCCCGTCGGGCTGCGGCAAGACGACCGCGCTGCGCATCCTGGCCGGGCTCGAAGACGCCGACTCCGGCCGGATCCTGGTGGGCGGCAAGGACATCGCCAACGTGCCGGTCAACCGCCGCGACATGGGCATGGTGTTCCAGGCCTACAGCCTGTTCCCGCACCTGACCGCGGCGGAGAACGTCGAGTTCGGCCTGCGCCTGCGCCGGCAATCGGCGTCCGCGCGCCGCCGGCGTTCGCAGGAGATGCTTTCACTCGTGGGCATCGGCACCCACGCCGACCGTTACCCGCAGCAACTCTCCGGCGGCCAGCAGCAGCGGGTGGCGCTGGCGCGGGCGCTCGCGATCCAGCCGCAGGTGCTGCTGCTGGACGAGCCGCTGTCGGCGCTGGACGCGAAGGTGCGGCTCCAGTTGCGCGACGAGATCCGCCGCATTCAATTGGAGGTCGGCACCACGACCCTGTTCGTGACGCACGACCAGGAGGAGGCGTTGGCCCTGGCCGACCGCGTCGGCGTCATGTCCGCCGGGAAGCTCGAGCAGATCGGGTCGCCGGAAGACATCTACCGCAGCCCCGCGACGCCGTTCGTGGCGGAGTTCGTGGGCCTGAGCAACCGGTTCCCGGGCCACGTCCGGGACGGTGTTGTCGACGTGCTGGACGCCCGGCTGCCGCTGATGAATGCCGGCCCGGTTGGTCCCGTCACCGCACTGGTGCGGCCCGAGTCGGTCGACGTGACCGCGGACCCTGCCGGCACCGGTCGGGTGGTCGCGGTGAGCTTCCTCGGACCGCTCTCGCGGGTGACCGTGGCGCTGCCCGACGACACGCTCGTCGTCGCGCAGGTCTCCAGCGCCCGGCTGGCCGACCTGGCGGTCGGCACGGCCGTGCGGGTCACCCTGCTTCCGGTTCCGGTCGTCGTTCGCTGA
- a CDS encoding hemerythrin domain-containing protein, whose translation MAITTHHPEPNLIGVRINHRTMRSDTRRLAELLSGVAAGQIAYDRRRATALRTYVRLLCDGIHHHHRMEDEVLWPVLRRSAGAEIDLRELSDDHAALDPVLDEVRVAADELAAAFTSDAGRVHAVAAHLAAVLAQLRDVLDEHIEEEELLIFPVIRRHVTVADWNTVERAVRKGGALRFELPRIERYARPEELAELKKIAGPVLRLMLAALRPGFRRREATVFGR comes from the coding sequence ATGGCTATCACGACTCACCACCCCGAACCGAATCTCATCGGCGTCCGGATCAATCACCGCACGATGCGGTCCGACACTCGCCGGCTGGCTGAGCTGCTGAGCGGCGTGGCTGCCGGACAGATCGCCTACGACCGCCGCCGGGCGACGGCCTTGCGGACGTATGTGCGGCTGCTCTGTGACGGCATCCATCACCACCACAGGATGGAGGACGAGGTCCTCTGGCCGGTGCTGCGACGTTCGGCGGGCGCGGAGATCGACCTGCGGGAGCTCAGTGACGACCACGCCGCGCTCGATCCGGTCCTGGACGAGGTGCGGGTGGCGGCGGACGAGCTGGCCGCCGCGTTCACCTCGGACGCGGGGCGGGTCCACGCCGTCGCAGCGCACCTCGCCGCGGTCCTGGCCCAGCTCCGCGACGTCCTCGACGAGCACATCGAAGAGGAGGAGCTGCTGATCTTCCCGGTGATCCGGCGCCACGTCACCGTGGCCGACTGGAACACCGTGGAGCGGGCGGTCCGCAAGGGCGGCGCGCTGCGCTTCGAACTGCCCAGGATCGAGCGGTACGCCCGCCCGGAGGAACTGGCGGAGCTGAAGAAGATCGCCGGACCGGTGCTGCGGCTGATGCTCGCGGCGCTGCGACCGGGTTTCCGTCGGCGGGAGGCGACCGTCTTCGGCCGATGA